In Candidatus Saccharimonadia bacterium, a single genomic region encodes these proteins:
- a CDS encoding guanylate kinase, whose protein sequence is MDMRIENLRGKFDGLPGRLVVISGPSAGAGKGKVIDEMLGFADEKLWLSVSTTTRQPRPGEVLHHKYTFVTREEFEAQERAGAFLEANGLTEGARYGTPIEPILEHMRGGETVMTEIEVNGAEFVHEVLPDELFIFIRPTAGSLDDDLAELRRRIEKRGTNDAASIERRLDQARREIARAEELGFYTWVINETGKSEQAAREIYDLIVSRVRPERV, encoded by the coding sequence ATGGATATGCGCATCGAGAACTTAAGGGGCAAGTTTGACGGCTTGCCGGGTCGCTTGGTGGTTATTTCGGGTCCCTCGGCGGGCGCCGGTAAGGGCAAGGTCATCGACGAGATGCTGGGGTTTGCCGATGAGAAATTGTGGCTGTCGGTGTCGACTACTACGCGGCAGCCGCGGCCGGGCGAGGTGCTGCACCACAAGTACACCTTTGTGACGCGGGAGGAATTTGAGGCTCAGGAGAGGGCGGGGGCGTTTTTGGAGGCCAATGGGCTGACCGAGGGTGCGCGTTACGGTACGCCGATCGAGCCGATTCTGGAGCATATGCGGGGGGGCGAGACGGTGATGACGGAGATTGAGGTGAACGGGGCCGAGTTTGTGCATGAGGTGCTGCCCGATGAGCTGTTTATTTTTATTCGGCCGACGGCTGGTTCGCTCGATGACGATCTGGCGGAATTGCGGCGGCGGATCGAGAAGCGCGGCACGAACGACGCGGCTTCGATTGAGCGCCGGCTCGATCAGGCTAGGCGGGAGATTGCGCGGGCTGAGGAATTGGGTTTTTATACATGGGTGATCAATGAGACCGGCAAAAGCGAGCAGGCGGCGAGAGAGATTTATGACCTCATCGTGAGCCGCGTGCGACCCGAGCGGGTGTAG
- a CDS encoding 50S ribosomal protein L25 has product MMEKIELVAEKRKVSGKQTRHVRTEGKLPAVVYGHGVESQSLELPAREFERVYKLAGGNKIVALKVGEGRAKNVLIHDVQLGAVRGEVLHADFYVVKMDELLKAEVPLHFIGESNAVFQGEGSLLKAVELVEVECLPGDIPELFEVDIAVLDDFEKTITLADLKLPAGVKLMEEDLTMLVAKVEPPRSDEEMAELDEAVEGGVPESAQEEAPVVVSEENEGDKDRRDKK; this is encoded by the coding sequence ATGATGGAAAAGATTGAACTCGTAGCCGAAAAACGTAAGGTATCGGGTAAGCAGACGAGGCATGTGCGAACCGAGGGCAAGCTGCCGGCGGTGGTGTACGGGCACGGTGTGGAGTCGCAGTCGCTGGAGCTGCCGGCGCGCGAATTTGAGCGGGTATACAAGCTGGCGGGTGGTAACAAGATCGTGGCGCTCAAGGTCGGCGAAGGCCGGGCCAAGAACGTGCTGATTCACGATGTGCAGCTGGGGGCGGTGCGCGGCGAGGTGCTGCATGCCGACTTCTACGTCGTGAAAATGGATGAATTGCTCAAGGCCGAAGTGCCGCTGCATTTTATTGGTGAGTCGAATGCGGTATTTCAGGGTGAGGGTAGCTTGCTGAAGGCGGTGGAGCTGGTGGAGGTGGAATGCCTGCCGGGTGACATTCCGGAATTGTTTGAGGTGGATATTGCGGTGCTCGATGATTTCGAAAAGACGATTACCCTGGCTGACCTGAAACTGCCGGCGGGCGTGAAGCTGATGGAGGAGGATCTGACGATGCTCGTGGCCAAGGTGGAGCCGCCGCGTAGCGACGAAGAAATGGCCGAGCTGGACGAGGCCGTGGAGGGTGGAGTGCCTGAGAGTGCCCAAGAAGAGGCTCCCGTGGTGGTGTCCGAAGAGAATGAAGGTGACAAGGATCGTCGCGACAAGAAGTAG
- a CDS encoding ATP cone domain-containing protein yields the protein MKCPFCRSNQTEVYNTRTTKFGTQLWRRRRCQTCHEAFTTYEAADLGFLQIRARNASHSPYSRAKLYSGIAAAFETQPAPPTTVDALTDTVESKLLDLKSPVITTEQISATILTTLRHYDTPAFLRYLASHAELRSNAELKRQLKNY from the coding sequence ATGAAATGCCCGTTTTGCCGATCGAACCAAACCGAAGTCTACAACACCCGCACCACCAAATTCGGCACCCAGCTCTGGCGCCGGCGTCGCTGCCAGACCTGCCACGAAGCCTTCACGACGTACGAAGCCGCCGACCTAGGATTCCTTCAAATCCGTGCCCGCAACGCCTCACACAGCCCCTACAGCCGCGCCAAGCTATACTCCGGCATCGCCGCCGCCTTTGAGACGCAGCCGGCCCCGCCCACCACCGTCGACGCCCTCACCGACACCGTCGAAAGCAAGCTTCTAGACCTAAAAAGCCCCGTGATCACCACGGAGCAAATTAGCGCTACCATTCTCACTACCCTGAGGCATTACGACACGCCGGCGTTTCTGCGGTATCTAGCCTCACACGCCGAGCTTCGCTCCAACGCCGAGCTCAAACGCCAGCTCAAAAACTACTAG